From Leptidea sinapis chromosome 3, ilLepSina1.1, whole genome shotgun sequence, a single genomic window includes:
- the LOC126979527 gene encoding myrosinase 1-like — translation MAVYKLILFLLSITTAANVSCEAKYREINETSLKQAKNSLRSFPSNFMFGTATAAYQIEGAWNEGGKGWSMWDHLVRTAPDHIYDNTNGDVAANSYYLYKRDVEMLKELGVNIHRFSISWPRILPYGRPDYVNPEGVAYYNNFINELLANNITPFVTIYHWDLPQNLNEQGGWLTEDIVDWFGDYSRVLFQQFGDRVKHWLTINEPYVHCFLGHGIGLHAPRISSPGQGFYDCGRHALLGHARAYHIYDTEFRAAQGGRVGIVLDADMYLPSSDSEDDVQAAQDMFDFTLGQYIDPIYTENGNYPQRFVHLIAEASARQGLSESRLRPLTQEQIDYVKGTSDFLALNHYSTSYVYRNSSVIGMHPVPSYLDDVQAGTYKDTSLPLAIGGWISAYGPGLYKILKYIKDNYNNPPIYIAENGWSTLEGLNDDDRVYYFRSYLTGVLDAIDDGVDVRAYCAWSLMDNFEWAMGYTVRFGLYEVDPNDPEKVRMPRKSALVYKEIIRSRVIDPEYNPDPYETDGSYVVKTSCLFVITLAVLNIVL, via the exons GAGAAATCAATGAGACAAGTCTGAAGCAAGCAAAAAATTCGTTGAGGAGCTTCCCGTCAAATTTTATGTTTGGTACTGCAACAGCAGCATATCAGATCGAAGGCGCTTGGAACGAAGGAG GTAAAGGATGGTCAATGTGGGATCACTTGGTCCGAACTGCACCCGATCATATATATGACAATACAAATGGCGACGTAGCAGCCAACTCCTACTATTTGTACAAACGTGACGTAGAAATGCTTAAAGAACTGGGAGTAAATATCCACAGGTTCTCTATATCCTGGCCTAGAATACTCCCTTATGGCCGACCAGACTACGTAAATCCAGAAGGAGTGGCGTATTACAACAATTTTATCAACGAACTGTTAGCTAATAATATTACACCGTTTGTAACTATCTATCATTGGGATTTGCCGCAGAATTTAAATGAGCAAGGCGGATGGTTGACTGAAGATATAGTAGATTGGTTCGGGGATTATTCCCGAGTATTATTTCAACAGTTCGGTGATAGAGTAAAACATTGGCTGACAATAAATGAACCGTATGTTCACTGTTTCCTGGGTCATGGCATTGGATTGCATGCACCAAGGATAAGTTCACCAGGACAAGGCTTCTACGATTGCGGTCGACATGCCCTTCTTGGGCACGCAAGGGCCTACCACATATACGATACAGAGTTCAGAGCTGCACAGGGTGGTCGAGTCGGAATAGTTTTGGATGCTGACATGTATTTACCTAGTAGTGATTCTGAGGATGATGTCCAAGCAGCTCAAGATATGTTCGACTTCAca CTAGGACAATACATTGACCCAATATACACTGAGAATGGGAACTACCCTCAAAGATTCGTTCACCTAATCGCCGAAGCAAGTGCGAGACAAGGCCTCTCAGAATCAAGACTGAGACCGCTCACTCAAGAACAGATAGACTACGTGAAAGGAACTTCTGACTTCCTAGCATTAAATCACTATAGTACTAGCTACGTTTACAGGAATTCTTCTGTCATCGGTATGCACCCTGTACCatcttatttggatgatgttcAGGCTGGGACTTACAAAGATACTTCGTTGCCGTTAGCAATTGGTGGCTGGATATCG GCATATGGCCCAGGACTATATAAGATATTGAAGTACATTAAAGATAATTACAACAATCCCCCGATCTACATCGCAGAAAATGGATGGTCAACTCTCGAGGGTCTGAACGACGATGACCGAGTATACTACTTCAGAAGTTACTTGACTGGAGTCTTGGACGCTATTGATGATGGGGTAGATGTAAGAGCATACTGCGCTTGGAGCCTGATGGACAATTTCGAGTGGGCTATGGGTTATAC TGTAAGATTTGGATTATATGAAGTCGACCCGAATGATCCAGAGAAGGTCAGAATGCCGCGTAAATCAGCGCTCGTATACAAGGAGATCATCAGGAGTAGAGTGATAGATCCAGAATATAATCCAGACCCGTACGAGACAGATGGAAGCTACGTCGTCAAAACTTCCTGCCTCTTTGTAATAACTCTAGCTGtacttaatattgtattatag